In Erigeron canadensis isolate Cc75 chromosome 1, C_canadensis_v1, whole genome shotgun sequence, a single window of DNA contains:
- the LOC122585850 gene encoding kirola-like, whose product MALVGKLIGYTELRSGGKVIHDLLRHQPHDLASICPGKVHSCDLLSGRLGAVGSTIIWQFTHEGKKQTAKEIIQEIDESNHKIVFKIVGGEIVEEIYKAFTISFHSETIDGKEMGVWTMEFERPNTSVPYPTSLMDYACTLLKDMDDHNTRK is encoded by the exons ATGGCTTTGGTAGGAAAGTTAATCGGGTACACTGAGCTTCGTTCGGGTGGAAAGGTGATACATGATCTGTTGAGGCACCAACCGCATGACCTAGCTTCCATTTGCCCTGGTAAGGTTCATTCTTGTGATCTGCTAAGCGGTCGCCTAGGTGCCGTTGGATCAACCATCATCTGGCAATTTACCCATG AGGGAAAAAAGCAAACTGCAAAAGAGATAATCCAAGAAATCGACGAGAGTAACCACAAAATCGTTTTCAAGATAGTAGGAGGGGAGATAGTGGAGGAGATATACAAGGCCTTCACAATATCATTTCATTCTGAAACAATAGATGGTAAGGAAATGGGGGTTTGGACCATGGAGTTTGAGAGGCCAAATACAAGTGTACCCTATCCAACTTCTTTAATGGACTATGCTTGCACCCTTTTGAAGGATATGGATGACCACAATACCCGTAAATAA
- the LOC122592489 gene encoding kirola-like, giving the protein MALVGKIIGYTELLSSGKVIHDILRYQPHDIASISPDKIHSFDLLSGRLGAVGSTIIWQFTHEGKKLTSKEIIEEIDESNHKIVFKMVGGEIVEIYKAFTTTFHCETIDGKEIGVVTIEFERPNTIVPYPTSIMDYFSALLKELDDHNTRP; this is encoded by the exons ATGGCTTTGGTAGGAAAAATAATCGGCTACACTGAGCTTCTTTCAAGCGGAAAGGTGATACATGATATCTTGAGGTACCAACCGCATGACATAGCTTCCATTTCCCCTGATAAGATTCATTCTTTTGATCTGCTAAGTGGTCGCCTAGGTGCCGTTGGATCAACCATCATCTGGCAATTTACCCAtg aaggaaaaaagcTAACTTCAAAGGAGATAATAGAAGAAATCGACGAGAGCAACCACAAAATCGTATTCAAGATGGTAGGAGGGGAGATAGTGGAGATATACAAGGCCTTCACAACAACATTTCATTGTGAAACAATAGATGGCAAGGAAATTGGCGTTGTGACCATAGAGTTTGAGAGGCCAAATACAATTGTACCCTATCCAACTTCTATAATGGACTATTTCTCCGCTCTTCTCAAAGAATTGGATGACCACAATACCCGGCCGTAA
- the LOC122592498 gene encoding kirola-like: MALVGKIIGYTELRSGGKLILDILRYQPHDLASMLPDKIHSFDLLSGRLGAVGSTIFWEFTHEGKKLTSKEIIEEIDESNNKIVFKMVGGEIVEIYKAFTTTFHCETIDGKEMGVVTLEFERPNTSVPYPTSLMDYLFSLLKDLDDHNTRP; the protein is encoded by the exons ATGGCTTTGGTAGGAAAAATAATCGGGTACACTGAGCTTCGTTCAGGCGGAAAGTTGATACTTGATATCTTGAGGTACCAACCGCATGACTTAGCTTCCATGCTTCCTGATAAGATTCATTCTTTTGATCTGCTAAGTGGCCGCCTAGGTGCCGTTGGATCAACAATCTTCTGGGAATTTACCCATG aaggaaaaaagcTAACTTCAAAGGAGATAATAGAAGAAATCGACGAGAGCAACAACAAAATCGTATTCAAGATGGTAGGAGGGGAGATAGTGGAGATATACAAGGCCTTCACAACAACATTTCATTGTGAGACAATAGATGGCAAGGAAATGGGCGTTGTGACCCTAGAGTTTGAGAGGCCAAATACAAGTGTACCCTATCCAACTTCTTTAATGGACTatcttttctctcttctcaaagaTTTGGATGACCACAATACCCGGCCGTAA
- the LOC122592508 gene encoding kirola-like, protein MAVTGKLVGHVEISAGPDVLHNLLRYKPHDISSISDCVHGCDLVSGQQGVVGSIICWNYTHDGKKQFGKEIIEEIDETNHKIVFKLIEGNVLEIYKAFKITFHVEPKDGKQLATWTFEFEKPHPSVPDPTSVMDLLCGIVKDMDVHACKP, encoded by the exons ATGGCCGTAACAGGAAAGTTAGTTGGACATGTTGAGATCAGTGCAGGTCCGGATGTGTTGCACAATCTTTTGAGGTACAAACCACACGATATATCTTCTATTTCTGATTGTGTTCATGGTTGTGATCTGGTTAGCGGTCAGCAAGGAGTTGTCGGCTCCATCATTTGCTGGAACTATACCCATG ATGGAAAGAAGCAATTTGGTAAAGAGATAATCGAAGAAATCGATGAGACGAATCACAAAATCGTGTTCAAGTTGATTGAAGGAAATGTATTGGAGATATACAAGGCCTTCAAAATAACATTTCATGTTGAACCCAAGGATGGTAAACAATTGGCCACTTGGACGTTTGAGTTTGAGAAGCCACATCCAAGTGTACCCGATCCAACTTCTGTGATGGACCTTCTTTGCGGTATTGTTAAAGATATGGATGTTCATGCATGCAAGCCGTAA
- the LOC122592516 gene encoding protein C2-DOMAIN ABA-RELATED 10-like, with the protein MDSGALLIRRGPEGGLYLWAKKAMVWQFFGLLRSFGLLASGGLAVYDKDKFSNDDSMGMTEIDIKPYIECLRMGINLNNLSDGTKLDRVHPRKHNYLADESCIIWENGKIVQDMILRLKNVECGEVAIQIELVPLPGRRIHV; encoded by the exons atGGATTCAGGG GCTCTTTTAATAAGACGTGGGCCTGAAGGAGGTCTATACTTATGGGCCAAAAAGGCGATGGTTTGGCAATTCTTTGGACTATTAAGGAGTTTTGGACTTTTGGCAAGTGGTGGGCTG GCGGTGTATGATAAAGATAAGTTTAGTAACGACGACAGCATGGGGATGACAGAGATAGACATAAAACCTTATATAGAATGCCTTAGAATGGGTATAAACCTCAACAACCTCTCAGATGGTACTAAATTAGACCGTGTCCATCCTAGAAAGCACAACTACCTAGCGGATGAGAGTTGCATCATTTGGGAGAATGGCAAGATTGTACAGGACATGATCCTTCGCTTGAAAAATGTTGAATGTGGCGAAGTTGCCATCCAAATAGAGTTGGTTCCTCTTCCAGGTCGTAGAATACATGTATAA
- the LOC122609306 gene encoding uncharacterized protein At4g22758-like, translating to MLMYKQKKNQGTSAGGNRLLISITVIGSAGPIRFVVNEDELVGSVMDTVLKSYAREGRLPVLGSNIDEFVLYCPIAGTEALGRLEAIGSFGVRNFVLCKKPQLVEEVADGKPVTVGITRKNTGSWKSWFNKSLNLKVSSH from the exons ATGTTGATGTATAAGCAAAAGAAGAATCAGGGAACCTCTGCAGGTGGTAATAGGTTATTGATTAGTATTACTGTGATTGGAAGTGCTGGTCCCATTAGGTTTGTTGTTAATGAAGATGAGCTTGTGGGCTCTGTTATGGATACTGTACTCAAGTCTTATGCCCGAGAAGGGCGGTTGCCTGTTCTCGGGTCGAATATCGATGAATTCGTGCTTTATTGCCCGATCGCGGGCACTGAAG CTTTGGGTCGGTTGGAAGCTATAGGCTCGTTTGGGGTCAGGAACTTCGTGCTCTGTAAGAAGCCTCAGCTGGTGGAAGAGGTTGCTGATGGAAAGCCAGTTACAGTTGGAATAACAAGGAAGAACACCGGCAGCTGGAAATCGTGGTTTAATAAATCGCTCAATCTCAAAGTTTCTTCTCATTGA
- the LOC122599345 gene encoding DELLA protein 2-like: MKRDYPQPQTHDYNNNNNNNNNPILNGLLNITTTSSSSCIAPPAVGISGKSKMWDEEQDTGVDELLAELGYKVKSSDMADVAQKIEHLEGVFQNDDGGLSLLASDSVHYNPSDLSSWLESMICDLNPNGNAVIIDNNISPSVITPLSSDNDLQAIPGNAIYPPSKKHKITTTTQINNNTGCSNTNTNTNTITPAATTLYNPNPIVLVDTQENGIRLVHTLMACAEAVQQSDLKIAKTLVKQAGVLAVSQTGAMRKVATYFAEALARRIYGLYPKLSQDSPAFQDLLQMHFYETCPYLKFAHFTANQAILETFEGAQKVHVIDFSMKQGMQWPALMQALALRPGGPPSFRLTGIGPPSGDNTDHLQEVGWKLAQLAETIHVEFEYRGFLAESLADIEPGMLDLRQGEVVALNSVFELHQLLARPGAIEKVLNVVKDMKPKIFTVVEQEANHNGPVFLERFTESLHYYSTLFDSLESSGGGSENGDSNGINPVTNQDKIMSEVYLGKQICNVVACEGPDRVERHQTLTQWKTRFETSGFEPVHLGSNAYKQASMLLALFAGGDGYRVEENNGCLMLGWHTRPLITTSAWKLR; the protein is encoded by the coding sequence ATGAAACGAGATTATCCTCAACCCCAAACACAcgactataataataataataataataataataatccaatCTTGAATGGATTATTAAACATCACCACCACAAGCAGCAGCTCTTGTATCGCACCGCCAGCTGTCGGTATTTCTGGAAAGTCAAAGATGTGGGACGAAGAACAAGACACCGGCGTTGACGAGCTTCTAGCTGAGTTAGGCTACAAAGTTAAATCATCAGATATGGCTGACGTGGCTCAAAAGATCGAACATCTTGAAGGCGTTTTCCAAAACGACGACGGTGGTTTATCACTTCTGGCTTCTGATTCCGTACACTATAATCCTTCAGATCTTTCTTCTTGGCTTGAATCCATGATTTGTGACCTTAACCCTAACGGTAACGCCGTTATTATTGATAACAACATCTCTCCTTCCGTCATCACGCCGTTATCTTCCGATAATGATTTACAAGCTATTCCAGGTAACGCCATTTATCCACCTAGTAAAAAACATAAGATAACCACCACCacacaaattaataataatactgGTTGttcaaatacaaatacaaacacaaacaccatCACGCCGGCGGCTACCACGCTGTACAATCCGAACCCGATTGTTCTCGTGGATACACAAGAAAACGGTATCCGCCTTGTGCACACGCTGATGGCATGCGCAGAAGCCGTACAACAATCCGATTTAAAAATAGCCAAGACGTTAGTGAAACAAGCCGGCGTGTTAGCCGTTTCGCAAACCGGCGCGATGAGAAAAGTAGCCACTTATTTCGCTGAAGCGTTAGCGAGGCGAATTTACGGATTATATCCGAAATTATCGCAGGATTCGCCTGCGTTTCAGGACTTATTACAAATGCATTTTTATGAAACTTGTCCGTATTTAAAATTCGCCCATTTTACGGCGAATCAGGCTATTTTAGAAACTTTTGAAGGTGCCCAAAAAGTCCATGTGATTGATTTTAGTATGAAACAAGGGATGCAATGGCCTGCTTTGATGCAGGCCTTAGCCCTTAGACCAGGCGGCCCACCTAGTTTTAGATTAACTGGAATTGGGCCGCCTTCGGGTGATAACACAGATCATTTGCAAGAAGTTGGTTGGAAGTTGGCTCAGTTGGCTGAAACTATACATGTTGAGTTCGAGTATAGAGGTTTTTTAGCCGAGAGTTTAGCTGATATTGAACCGGGGATGTTGGATTTACGCCAAGGGGAAGTCGTTGCGTTGAATTCGGTTTTTGAGTTGCATCAGTTGTTGGCTAGACCCGGTGCGATTGAAAAGGTTTTGAATGTGGTTAAGGATATGAAACCCAAGATTTTTACTGTGGTTGAACAAGAAGCTAATCATAACGGGCCGGTTTTTCTGGAAAGGTTTACTGAGTCGTTGCATTATTATtcgactttgtttgactcgttgGAGAGTAGCGGTGGTGGCTCGGAAAATGGTGATAGTAATGGGATTAATCCGGTTACTAATCAAGATAAAATTATGTCAGAAGTGTATTTAGGTAAGCAGATTTGTAACGTTGTGGCGTGTGAAGGACCGGACAGAGTTGAAAGGCATCAGACGTTGACTCAGTGGAAGACTCGGTTTGAGACAAGTGGGTTTGAACCGGTGCATTTGGGTTCAAACGCTTATAAACAAGCGAGTATGTTGTTGGCTTTGTTTGCTGGTGGTGATGGGTATAGAGTGGAGGAAAACAATGGTTGTTTGATGTTGGGTTGGCATACTAGGCCGTTGATCACTACGTCGGCCTGGAAGTTGCGATGA